The Pseudoxanthomonas sp. SL93 genome segment CGATGCGACCAGCGCAGCGGGCACACGGGCAGGGCGTCTTCGCTGCGACGGGCCAGCCGGCCCAGCAGCGAGAGCACCAGGTCGAGCTTGGCTTCGAGCCGTTGCAGCGACGGCGTCGCCTCGTTGCGTTCTTCGGCGTCGTCGCCGCGCACGTCCTCGGCGATGGCCAGGCCATGCAGCAGCGCTTCGGACTGGGCCTGCAGCAGCACGCGCTCGCCGGCGACGAAGCGCACCGGCAGCACCGCCTCGCAGGTCAACGCGTCGCCGAAAAGTGCGACGTCGGCGGCATGGTCAAGCGCGGGTGCCTGTGCGTGCATGATCAGTCCTCGGCCAGGGCCAGGTAGGCGCGTGCAGCGCGGTCTGCGCGCTGCGTGGCCTGCATCTGGCGGCTTGTTTCGTCACGTGCGAGCTTCATCTGCTGCTGCAGGTCCAACTGCGCGCGCAGCAGCTTCGCCAGCGCGTCGTAGCCCGCTTCGCGGCCGCCATCGGCATGCAGGAAGGCACGCACGTCGGTGTCGTGCCGAACCAGCAGCTGTTCCACGTTGTGCAGCTGCCCGCCCTGCAGTTCGGTCTGCATCGCCTGCAGCTGCGCGAACAGATCATCCAGGGTGGGCAGGGGGTTCATCGTGCGGCGGCGGCCATGGCAGGGGCGTGGCGCTGTTCGGCCGGAATGGCGTTCCAGGCCGATTCGATCTCCGACAGCAGGTCCAGCGATTCGCGCAGGCCCGAGGCGTCGTTGTTGAGGTTCGCTTCGATCAGCCGCGACTGCACGTAGTCGTAGAGGGAGGACAGGCTGCCCGCGATCTCGCCGCCGGCCTCATGGTCCAGCGACCCGTTGAGGTGGCCGATGATGGCGCAGACCTCGCCGATGGCCTTGCCCTTGCGTGCCAGGTCGCCGCGTTCCATGCAGGCTTCCGCCAGCCGCAGGCGTTCGCAGGCGCCGGCCAGCAGCAAGGCCACCAGGCGATGCGGATCGGCTTCCATGACCGCACTGCTGAGGCCGGTGTTGCGGTACTGGGCGGCGTACGAATGCGATGACATTCCATTTTCTCCTGTGATCCCCGGGACGGGTTTGCGCCCCGGTGCGGATCCGCGGTTATCCGGTCTGGTTTGCCAAGGAGGCAAGTTGTTGGGCCAGGTAGCTGCTGGTACTGCTCATCTGCGCGACCATCGAGTCCATCGCGACGAACTGCGCCTTGTAGCGGTTGCCGACGGCCTCCATGCGCGCGTCCAGGGCGGTGCGCTGGGTGGCCACGTCCTTGATCTGCGCATTCAGGCTGCTGGTGCGCTGGGTGAACGCGCCACCGCTGCCGATGTAGCTGCCGACGGCCTTCTGCAGCTTGCCGGCGAACGCGCTGTCGCCGGTGAAGGCGGCCCGGATCTTCTCCGGGTTGCTGGTCAATGCGGTGGTGAACTTGCTGCTGTCGAACACCAGCGTGCCGTCGGAGGAGGGGTACCCCTTCGTCTGCAGGCCGAGGGTCTTGGCGTCCAGGCCCTGCGCGGCCAGTTCGCCCAGAGCGCCGCTCAGCACGTTCCTCAGCTGGCCCGCGGCGCTGCGCATCTGCGCATCGCCGGTCAGGGCGGAAGGCTCGTCGCTTTCGGCGTTGTACTTGGTGCTGGTGTTGATCGCGTTGATGGCCGCGTTGTACGCGGTCACGAAGTCCTGCATCAGCTTGCTGGCCGCGGCCGTGTCGGTGGACACGGTGACGGTGCTGGTGCCCTTGGTCTTCAGGTCCAGGGTCAGGCCGGGCACGGCGTCGGTGATCTTGTTGCCGCTGGCGGTGACGGTCAGGCCGTCGATCTTCACTTCCGCATCGGCGGCGGGGACGCGTTCCTGCAGGCTGGCGGCCAGCGCCTGCAGGTCGCTGCCGCCCGAGGCGAAGGCCAGCGAGATGCCGTTGTCGGCCCCGGTCTTGTCGGAGGAGACGGACAGGTACAGGCCGTCGTTGGACGTCAATACGCTGGCCTGCACGCCCTTGCTGCGGGCGGCATCGTTGATGGCGCTGCGGACATCCTGCAGCGAGCTGTCCTGCTTGATGTCGAGAGTGAGGGTCTCGTCGCCCACCGTCAGCGTCAATTGGCCGGCGCCGAACTTCTGGTCCGCCGCCACCGGCTGGTTGGTGATCCACTTGTTGGCGGTGGCCAGGTTGACCACTTCCACCGAATAGGTGCCATTGGGGGCGCCCGAGCCGACCGAAGCGCCCACGACCGTGTCGGTGCCGGATTTGACCGTGCGGGTGTCGAAGGCGGTGGCGGCCTTCAGCGCGTTGAGGGCCTTGTCGAGGTTGCTGAAGGCGGAACTGACCGTGCCCAGCGCGGACAACTTGAACTTGGCCTGGGATTCGATGCGGGTCAGGCGGTTCTCGGCCGGCGCGCGATCGGCGGCCACCAACTGGGAGACCATCCCGTTGATGTCCATGCCGGTGCCTATGCCACCGTAACCCATCGAATAGTCAGCCATTGCCGTCTCCTGTCAGTGCCCTTCCGCAAAAGGGTGGCCGGGCGGGCCTGGCATCCGGTACCGGATGGGGCCCGCCCATGCAGTTTCAGTAACGGCCTGCGGTGGCCGTTCTTTAGCCCGCATTTCTCCGTCTCCCACCGTGGCCATCGGTCCGGCCCCTGGTGAGAAATGCAGGCAGTCCGGGTCGATGCAGGGTTTGTGCCAGAACGGTCGCCATCGGCGCCGGGAACCATGAAAAAAACCCCCGCCGTTGCCGGCGGGGGTCGGGGTACTGCCAAACGGAGGGAGACGAATCCGTCCGTGACGACAGAGAATCAAGCGAAAGGGAGAAACATCGCGCCTCAGCGCAGCAGCGACAGCACGTTCTGCGGCACCTGGTTGGCCTGGGCCAGCATGGCCGTACCGGCCTGCTGCAGGATCTGGGTGCGGGTCAGTTCGGCGGTTTCCTTGGCGAAGTCGGTGTCGCGGATGCGGCTGCGCGAAGCGGCCAGGTTTTCCGAGCTGGTCTGCAGGTTGGCGACCACCGAGGTGAAGCGGTTCTGCACCGCACCCAGGTCGGCGCGCGCGCTGTTGACGGCCGTCAGTGCCTTGTCGACGATTTCCAGGGCCTGCTGCGCGCCCTTGAAGGTCGAGATGTCCAGGTTGCTGGCGTACTGCTTGGTCGTCGCGGTGGTGCTGGCGGCCACGTCGGCCGGGGCGGTACCACCAGTCCAGGTGCCGGTTTCCACGGCGATGCCCAGGAAGTCGCCATCCGAATCCACGCTGTCCTTGACCGAGGTCAGGTTGACGGCGCCGTTGGCACCCAGCTCGGCCAGCACGCCGGTTTCGCCGATCTTGGCATTGATCGCACCGACCAGCGCGGTGGCGGCGGCGTCACGCGTACCGGTCGCAGAGCCTTGCGCGGCGACTTCGACGGTATCGATGGTGACGGCGGTGCCGTCGGCGTTGGTCAGCTGCAGACCTTCGATCTTCAGGTCGGTCGTGCCGTTGGCCGGCGTTGCCGTGGTGAACGTGGCGGTGGCGAACATCGCACCGCCCAACGCCTGGGCCTGCGCATCGACGACCTTGTCGATGGCGATGGCCTGCGAGGCGTTGGCGCCGACCTGGAACAGCTGGCTGGTGAACGAGCCGTCCAGCAGCTTGGTGCCGTTGAAGTCGGCCTGCTTGGCGACGCGGTCGATTTCGGAGGTCAGCTGCTTGACTTCGGCGTTCAGCGCGGCGCGGTCGGACGAGGAGTTGGTGGCGTTGGCCGACTGCACCGACAGCTCACGGATGCGCTGCAGGTTGTTGCCGATTTCGGTCAGCGAACCTTCGGCGACCTGGGCCAGCGAGATGCCGTCGTTGGCGTTGCGCACGGCAACGTCCAGGCCGCGGATCTGGGTGCTGAAGCGTTCGGAGATGGCCAAACCGGCGGCGTCGTCCTTGGCGCTGTTGATGCGCAGGCCGGACGAAAGGCGCTGGATGGTGGTGGCCAGTGAAGCACCGCTGCTGCTCAGATTGCGCTGGGCGTTCAGCGAGATGGTGTTGGTATTGATGACCTGTGCCATGGAAGTTTCCTTTAGGCGGGATTACGAAGGAGAGAAGCCCGGGCCGGAAAGGGTGGCGATGGAGACCACCCGTTCCGGCGCATCACCGCGTTAGCGGAGCAGGCTGAGCACGTTCTGCGGCACCTGGTTGGCCTGGGCCAGCATGGCCGTACCGGCCTGCTGCAGGATCTGGGTGCGGGTCAGTTCGGCGGTTTCCTTGGCGAAATCGGTGTCGCGGATGCGGCTGCGCGAAGCGGCCAGGTTTTCCGAGCTGGTCTGCAGGTTGGCGACCACCGAGGTGAAGCGGTTCTGCACCGCACCCAGGTCGGCGCGCGCGCTGTTGACCGAGGTCAGGGCAGCGTCGACGATTTCCAGGGCCTTCTGCGCGCCTTCGAACGTGGTGATGTCCAGGTCCTTGGCGAACTGCGCGGTGCCGGCCGTGGCCGCCGTCGTCGCCGCGGTCAGGCCCGAGCCGGTGACGGTGCCGCCCACGACCAGGTCGGTGTCGGCCTTGACCGAGGTCAGGGTGACCTGGTCGGCGTCGACCGAGGCGTACACGCCGGTCTCGCCCAGCTTGGCGTTGATGGCAGAGGCCAGGCCCTTGGCGATGTCCTCACCGGTCGCGCCGTTCTTGTACTCGACATCGGCGATGGTCACACCGTTGATGGTCAGGTCAGCGATGCTGCCGTCGGCGGCGGCATCGGCGATGGCCGCACCCGTGACATCGGCGGCGAACTTCACGTTGCCCAGCGCAGCAGCCTGCGCATCGACGACCTTGTCGATGGCGATGGCCTGCGAGGCGTTGGCGCCGACCTGGAACAGCTGGCTGGTGAACGAGCCGTCCAGCAGCTTGGTGCCGTTGAAGTCGGCCTGCTTGGCAACGCGGTCGATTTCGGAGGTCAGCTGCTTGACTTCGGCGTTCAGCGCGGCGCGGTCGGACGAAGAGTTGGTGGCGTTGGCCGACTGCACCGACAGCTCACGGATGCGCTGCAGGTTGTTGCCGATCTCGGTCAGCGAACCTTCGGCGACCTGGGCCAGCGAGATGCCGTCGTTGGCGTTGCGCACGGCAACGTCCAGGCCACGGATCTGGGTGCTGAAGCGTTCGGAGATGGCCAGACCGGCGGCGTCGTCCTTGGCGCTGTTGATGCGCAGGCCGGACGAAAGACGCTGGATGGTGGTGGCCAGTGAAGCACCGCTGCTGCTCAGATTGCGCTGGGCGTTCAGCGAGATGGTGTTGGTATTGATGACCTGTGCCATGAGTTCTACTCCTTAGGCGTTTTCTGCACGGGGGAAAAGTTTTCCAACGATCCCCGCCGTGCGGCCGGGGATACCTGGTTCAGCGTTGCAACAAGCTCATTACGTTCTGCGGCACCTGGTTGGCCTGGGCCAGCATGGCCGTGCCGGCCTGCTGCAGGATCTGGGTGCGGGTCAGTTCGGCGGTTTCCTTGGCGAAGTCGGTGTCGCGGATGCGGCTGCGCGAGGCGGCCAGGTTTTCCGAACTGGTCTGCAGGTTGGCGACCACCGAGGTGAAGCGGTTCTGGATCGCACCGAGGTCGGCGCGCGAGCCGTTGACCGAGGTCAGGGCCTTGTCGACGATCTCCAGCGCCTGCTGGGCACCGGCGAAATCCGAGATGTCCAGGTCGGACACGAACTTCGGCACTTCGCTGGTGGCCACGGCCGTCGCCGTGTAGGTGCCGCCGGTGATGGCGACGCCGAAGGCCGCGAAGTCACCGTTGGCATCCACGCTGGTCTTGACCGAGGTCAGTTCCAGGCCGGTGCCGGCGGCATCGACGTTGGCGTAGATGCCGGTTTCGCCGAGCTTGCCGTTGATATGGGCGGCCAGCGCCTTGGCGGCGGCTTCGTTGGTGGCGGCAACCGAACCGGCGCTCTTGACGGTCAGGTCGTCGAAGGCGACGGCATTGCCGGCGCTGTCGGTCAGGGTCAGACCGGTGATGGTGATGTCCGCGGTGGCGGAGGCCGCCGCCGTGATGGCCAGCGTGCCGCTGTCGAACTGCGAACCGCCCAGGGTCAGGGCGCGGGCGTCGACCACCTTGTCGATGGCGATGGCCTGGCCGGCGTTGGCGCCCACCTGGAACAGCTGGCTGGTGAACGAGCCGTCCAGCAGCTTGGTGCCGTTGAAGTCGGCCTGCTTGGCGACGCGGTCGATTTCGGAGGTCAGCTGCTTGACTTCGGCGTTCAGCGCCGCGCGGTCAGAGCTGGAGTTGCTGGCGTTGGCCGACTGCACGGCCAGTTCGCGGATGCGCTGCAGGTTGTTGCCGATTTCGGTCAGCGAACCTTCGGCGACCTGGGCCAGCGAGATGCCGTCGTTGGCATTGCGCACGGCGACGTCCAGGCCACGGATCTGGGTGCTGAAGCGTTCGGAAATGGCCAGACCGGCGGCGTCGTCCTTCGCACTGTTGATGCGCAGGCCCGACGACAGGCGCTGGATGGTGGTGGCCAAAGAAGCGCCGCTGGTGCTCAGGTTGCGCTGAGCGTTGAGCGACATCGTGTTCGTGTTGATTACCTGTGCCATGTTCGTCTCCTCTTATTTGGATTCACGGCGTTGAAGGGAAAAGACGCTGCCTGTTTGTTTTGGTTGGGCTAGTCGCCTTTGCGTTGCGAAATGAATAACGGCGCTACAAAAAAAACCTTTAGCCCCGGAACGAAAATTTGTGCTAAGCCCCGTGGATGGGCACCGTCCCCCGTTCCCGGCCAGGGAGAAGAAAGCCCTTTTCGAGCCCTCAAGAACGGCGCACGGCGGCCGTTAAGGCGCGCCCGCGCGCGCAGGTGCATCGGTCGAAGAGGAGAGGGGATGCCCGGCATCGCAGCGGGCGATCGGTCGCGCGTGGCGCGCGATCAGGCGTGCACGGCTACGGGATGCGCCTGCGCCACGCGTCCTGCGGATCTTCCAGCAGCGACAGGCCTTCGATGCGGTACTCGCAGCCGATCAGCGTGCGTGCTTCGAGCCCCGGCAGTTCGCTGGCGTAGATCACCAAGGCGTGCTGGTCGTCCAGCGCGCCGGACAAGGGTGCATCGCGGGTGCGTTCGAGTTCCCGTTCCAGCTGGGCGGCGGCCTGGTCCAGCGGGCCGTCCACCAGCATGAGCACACGGTTGTCGGTGATGACGATGGCGTCGCTGTAGTGGCCCCACGCGCGCGCGGGTTCGGCCAGCCGGTAGAGATCCATCATCGGCGCCGCGTACTGGCGTTCGGTCTGGACGAATTCATCCGGGCGCTCGCGTCGCAACCGCGACAGCAGTCCCGCGATGTCGACCACGGACGTGCGACACGTCAGTGCATCCAGCAGGGCGTCGCCCGATGGCTGCAGCAGCGGCAGCGTCCCGGCATCGGGTGTGGCCGTCGTGGCCGTCGTGGCGGACGAGGCAGGGCGGGGCGCCGGCGCCTGCGCTGCGCACGTCCACGGCAGCAGGCAGGCGAGCGTCAATGCGAAGGCCTTATTCGAGCTGCGCATTCGCGTGGGCGGCGTCCAGGGCTTCCATCGCGTCGCGCGGCTTCAGCTTGCCGGCCTTCTCGAAGGCGGTGGCAGCGGCATCTTCCTTCTTGTCGCCATAAAGCAGCAGCAGCACGTTGGCATGCTCGACATGCGCGATGGGCGAGTCCGGCGTCAGTTTCAGCGCCGTCTTGATGTGGGATTCGGCGTCGGCGGCCTTGGCGCCATAGGTCAGTCCGCCGATCATCGCGCCGATCTTGCCGATGATCTCGGCGTGATACAGCGCCAGGGCGGTATGCGCTTCGGCGTGCTTGGGCGCGAGTTCGAGCGTCGTGTCCAGCGAGGTGCGTACCTTGCCGGCGATGCCCTGCTTGAGTGCCTTGGCGATGCTGAGCCCCTGGCTGTAGCGGCCCAGTGCGAACGCATGGCGGTAGTGGCTGTTGGCTTCGTCCGGCAGTGCCTTCACCGCGGCTTCGGCCAGCTTGGCAGCCTGCTCGAAGCGTTTGAGCTGTTCGGCCTCGTCATCGACCAGATAAGTGGCATGGATGCCGAGGGCCTTCACCGCCACCGAAGCGCCCAGCGGGCCCAGTGCTTCGCCCGCGTCGTACGCGGCCTGGAAATCACCCCGGTGGAACGCCCGCCAGGCGTCCTGCAGGCGCTGGGCGAGATCGGCCGCGGCGATCCCCTTGGCCGCCTTGCCGGCCGACGCGATCAACGCCTGGGCACGCTTGTCGTCGGGATAGGGTTCCAGGTCGCCCGCATGCAGCGCGGGCCAGGCTTTCTTCAATGCGTCGCCGGCGTAGGCGAAGGCTTTGGCGTCATGCGGAAATGGTGCCCACTTCGATGCTTTTCCAGCCATTGTGCGTCCCTCCCAGGAAGCGATGAGCATGGCCGCAGGCCTGAGCACTGGCAAGCCCCGCGCATGAACGCCAGTAGTGTGATTGCTCGATGGGGCTTGGGCAGCATCCGCTGCGTAGACCGGCCATTGGGGCCGGTACCCGGGAAAACCCCATGCCCCTGAAGAAGAAAGCGCGCGCCAAGACGCCGGAACCCACCTTGCGCCATGTCTGGCTGGCCGGTCTCGGCCTGGTCGCCGTCGCCCGTCGCGAGGCCGTCACCGCCGCCAACGATGCGGCCGCCCGCATCGTCTCGCTGCGCGAGCAGGCCGAAAAGCTGGCCAACGAAACGCAGGCCAACGTGCGGGATGGCATCGCCAGTGTCCGCGAGCAGGGTGAGGCCAGGGTCGGCCAGTTCAGCGCCGATGTCGAAGCTCGCCTGGCGCCGGTGCTGCTCAAGCTGGGCCTGAAGCCCGCCGGCAAGGTGGCCAAGCCGCGCGCACGCAAGCCGGCGAAGAAGGCGCCGGCCGCCAAGCGGACCTCCACCGCACGCAAGCCGGCCGCCCGGCGTACCACGCGCCGCAGCCGCGCCTGATCGGCTCGCCACGCCACTGCACCATCGAACGCCCCGGTTTGCCGGGGCGTTCCTGTTTCAGGCGGCTGCGCGCGGGACGCATCAGTGAGATGGGCGATGCGCCGGCTTGGGAACTGGCCTTGGTGGCCTGGCGGGTTCACAACCGGTGGCGGGGCGGGTTTCCTGGCGCGCGCGCCCGGTGCGAGGTCTGCGCAGGGATGCAGCCGTTGCAACGGGTGCGGCCGTCCGCCAAGCAGTGGTCCGCTGGGTAACGGATGGGCGATGCCGGAGACCACAGGCGGTGGAGGGTTCGCCGCCTGACGCCATTGAGGACTGGATCAGTCCCCAATGGGCGGCATACTGGCTCCATGCTGAGCACCTCGAACCGACTCCTGCGCCTCTTGTCGCTGATGCAGTCCCGCCGCCACTGGACGGGCGCCGAACTCAGCCAGCGGCTGGACGTGGACCGCCGCACGCTGCGCCGTGACGTGGAACGCCTGCGCGAGCTGGGTTATCCGGTGGATGCCTCGCCGGGACTGGGCGGCGGTTACCGGCTGGGGTCGGGCAGCGCGATGCCACCGGTGCTGCTGGAAGACGATGAGGCGGTGGCCGTCGCCGTTGCGCTACGGACCGCCGCCGCCAGTGTGGGGCGCATGGAGGACACGGCGCTGCGTCTACTGTCCAAGCTGGACCAGTGGCTGCCGGCCAGGCTGCGCAAGCGGGCGAGCGCGTTGTATTCCGTCACGCTGTCGTTGTCGGGCGGCGCACCCACGTCCGACGTGGATTCACTGCTGTGCATCGCGGGCGCCTGCCGGGATGGTTTCCGCTTGCGCATGCATTATCTCGACCGCAGCAACCGGGCCAGCGAGCGGTTGATCGAACCGTTGCGGCTGGTGCATACCGGCAGCCGCTGGTACCTGGTGGCGTGGGACATGAAACGCGAGGACTGGCGGACGTTCCGCGTGGACCGCGTGCAGTCCCTGCATGAAACCGGCACGCAGTTCCCGCCCCGGCCGTTCCCCGGTGATGTCAGCGAATACGTCGCCCAGTCCATCACCCAGCCCTTCACCCGCTTCAAGGTGAAGCTGCGCCTGCCGGGCGCCATCGAGCACCAAGCCGGTCGCGTACCCCCGTGGTGCGGCATCCTGCAGGCCGGCGATGAACATCACTGCGTGCTCGACCTGGGAGCGGAGTCGGTCGAAGGGTTGCTCGCCCTGATGGCCCTGGTCGGGCCAGGGTTCGAAGTGCTGGACGACAACGGCCTGCTGCCGCAGCTGCGGGAAGCCTCGTCACGGCTGGGCCAGGCGCTGTCCCCCGCCTGAGAGGTTCGCCATGCGTCGTCCGCACGCCACGCCGGACGCCGGCGTTGCGGCGATCACGCCACGTAGGCCTGCGTCAGCGTGTTCAGATGCACGCGCTCGGCATCGCGCAGGAAGGGCGCCACCAGCATCATCACCTGCACGATGCCCTGGCGGATGGCGGCCTGTTCGTCCTTCTCGCCGCGCGAGGCGGCGTAATTCAGCCAGAAGGTGGAAATGACCAGCACGTTGGTGGCGGTGGCGGCCAGTTCGGCGGCCGATGCGCGCATCACGCCCGCGCGGGACATGCCGCGCATTACTGCATGCGCGCTGTCGTCGGCGCGCTTCAGGATGCGGGCGAAGCGCATGCGCAGTCGCCGGTTGCGGCTGAGGATTTCGACCAGGTCGCGGTACAGGAACCGGTAGTCCCAGATGCATTCGAAGACCAGGTGCAGCTGCAGCCAGATGTCTTCCAGTCCCGGCAGGCGATCCGCCGGTGGGGTCAGGGCGGCATCCATGCGCTCTTCGTAACGCGCGAAGAGCTGCTCGATTATGTCGTCCTTGTTGCGGAAGTGGTAATACAGGTTGCCCGGGCTGATTTCCAGCTCGTCGGCGATGTGGTTGGTGGTGACGTGCGGCTCGCCCTGCGTATTGAACATCGCAAGCGAGGCGTCGAGGATCCGCTGGCGGGTGTCGCGCGCCACTAGGCCGTGAGCTTCTTCACCAGGTCGACGTATTTCTTCTGTGCTTCCTCCTGCGGCGTGCCCTTGAGCTTGGCCCAGGCCTCGTACTTGGCCGTGCCGACGAAATCGAAGAAGCCCGGCTTGTCTCCTTTCACATCACCTTCCGAACCTTGTTTGTACAGACCGTATAGGCGCAGCAACGTGTCGTTGTCGGGGCGTTCGGACAGGCCCTGGATGTCCTTGGATGCTTGCTCGAACGCGGTTTTGAGATCGGCCATGGATGTTCCCTCCCAGTGAACGCGGCCATCTGACCACGGGGCGCAGTACCGGTCAATCCGTGACGGGATTGTCGAACCGGGGCGGCTCTGGCAACTTAGGCCGCAGGGCGGTCGGAGGGGCTCGCCCACACAACGGAAGGGATGGGACGTCATGAGCTATTTCGTCACCGGCGCCACGGGTTTCATCGGACGTTACCTGGTCGGCAACCTGCTGAAGCGCAGCGGCACGGTGCATGTGCTCGTCCGCAAGGATTCGCAGAAGAAGTTCGATGCCATCGCCAGGAAAGCGGGCTGGGACATGAAGAAGATCGCCGTGGTGCACGGCGACATGACCAAGCCTAAATGCGGCTTGACCGCGGCGCAGATCCGCACGCTGTCGGGCAAGGTGAAGCACTTCTTCCACCTGGCCGCCATCTACGACCTGACCGCCACGCGCGAGTCGCAGCAGGCCGCCAACATCGATGGCACGCAGAACGCGCTGGATCTCGCGGCCGCGGCAAAGGCGGGCTGTTTCCACCACACCAGCTCCATCGCGGCGGCAGGCCTGTATCCGGGCATCTTCCGCGAAGACATGTTCGACGAAGCCGAGGGCCTGGATGACCCTTACCTGCGTACCAAGCACGAATCCGAAGGACTGGTGCGCAGGGAGACGCGGGTGAAGTGGCGCATCTACCGGCCGGCGATGGTGGTGGGGCATTCCAGGACCGGCGAGATGGACAAGATCGACGGCCCGTACTACTTCTTCACCCTGATCAAGAAGCTGCGCGAACTGCTGCCGCCGTGGATGCCCGTGCTGGGCATCGAGGGTGGGCGCATCAACATCGTGCCGGTGGATTTCGTCGCCGACGCCATGGACCACATCGCGCACAAGCCCAAGCTGGATGGCCATACCTTCCACCTTACCGACCCCGAACCGATGCGCGTGGGCGAGGTGCTGAACACGTTCGCGCGCGCCGGCCACGCGCCGGAAATGACCATGCGCCTGGATGCGCGCATGTTCGCCTTCGTCCCCAGCGGCATCCGCGCCGCCGTCGGCAACCTGCCGCCGGTGCGTCGCTTCATCGGCATGCTGCTGCGCGATTTCAAGATTCCGAAGGAAGTACTGAAGTTCATCACCTATCCCACGCGCTTCGACAGCCGCGAGACCGAGCGGGCGCTGAAAGGCACGGGCATCGTGGTGCCCCGCCTGGATGACTATGCCTGGCGCCTGTGGGACTACTGGGAACGCCACCTCGACCCGGACCTGTTCATCGATCGCACGCTGAAGGGCAAGGTGCGCAACAAGGTGGTGGTCATCACCGGCGGCTCGTCCGGCATTGGCCTGTCCACCGCGCAACGCGTGGCGGAAGCCGGTGCCACGACGATCATCGTGGCGCGTGGCGAGGAAGAGCTTTTCAAGGCGCGCGACGACATGAAGAAGGCCGGCGGCAAGGTATTCGCCTACACGGCGGACCTGGCCGACATGGCCGATTGCGACCGCCTGGTGAAGACCGTGCTGGACGAGCACGGCCAC includes the following:
- a CDS encoding YafY family protein, which gives rise to MLSTSNRLLRLLSLMQSRRHWTGAELSQRLDVDRRTLRRDVERLRELGYPVDASPGLGGGYRLGSGSAMPPVLLEDDEAVAVAVALRTAAASVGRMEDTALRLLSKLDQWLPARLRKRASALYSVTLSLSGGAPTSDVDSLLCIAGACRDGFRLRMHYLDRSNRASERLIEPLRLVHTGSRWYLVAWDMKREDWRTFRVDRVQSLHETGTQFPPRPFPGDVSEYVAQSITQPFTRFKVKLRLPGAIEHQAGRVPPWCGILQAGDEHHCVLDLGAESVEGLLALMALVGPGFEVLDDNGLLPQLREASSRLGQALSPA
- the fliS gene encoding flagellar export chaperone FliS, which gives rise to MSSHSYAAQYRNTGLSSAVMEADPHRLVALLLAGACERLRLAEACMERGDLARKGKAIGEVCAIIGHLNGSLDHEAGGEIAGSLSSLYDYVQSRLIEANLNNDASGLRESLDLLSEIESAWNAIPAEQRHAPAMAAAAR
- a CDS encoding acyl-CoA-binding protein, with protein sequence MADLKTAFEQASKDIQGLSERPDNDTLLRLYGLYKQGSEGDVKGDKPGFFDFVGTAKYEAWAKLKGTPQEEAQKKYVDLVKKLTA
- the fliD gene encoding flagellar filament capping protein FliD produces the protein MADYSMGYGGIGTGMDINGMVSQLVAADRAPAENRLTRIESQAKFKLSALGTVSSAFSNLDKALNALKAATAFDTRTVKSGTDTVVGASVGSGAPNGTYSVEVVNLATANKWITNQPVAADQKFGAGQLTLTVGDETLTLDIKQDSSLQDVRSAINDAARSKGVQASVLTSNDGLYLSVSSDKTGADNGISLAFASGGSDLQALAASLQERVPAADAEVKIDGLTVTASGNKITDAVPGLTLDLKTKGTSTVTVSTDTAAASKLMQDFVTAYNAAINAINTSTKYNAESDEPSALTGDAQMRSAAGQLRNVLSGALGELAAQGLDAKTLGLQTKGYPSSDGTLVFDSSKFTTALTSNPEKIRAAFTGDSAFAGKLQKAVGSYIGSGGAFTQRTSSLNAQIKDVATQRTALDARMEAVGNRYKAQFVAMDSMVAQMSSTSSYLAQQLASLANQTG
- a CDS encoding TetR/AcrR family transcriptional regulator, with product MARDTRQRILDASLAMFNTQGEPHVTTNHIADELEISPGNLYYHFRNKDDIIEQLFARYEERMDAALTPPADRLPGLEDIWLQLHLVFECIWDYRFLYRDLVEILSRNRRLRMRFARILKRADDSAHAVMRGMSRAGVMRASAAELAATATNVLVISTFWLNYAASRGEKDEQAAIRQGIVQVMMLVAPFLRDAERVHLNTLTQAYVA
- a CDS encoding PilZ domain-containing protein gives rise to the protein MHAQAPALDHAADVALFGDALTCEAVLPVRFVAGERVLLQAQSEALLHGLAIAEDVRGDDAEERNEATPSLQRLEAKLDLVLSLLGRLARRSEDALPVCPLRWSHRGLRIDLPTSPGFTEGTVGVAMLQPVGWLSDHIELPATVLAQADRHLWLRFDALSPGLAEAMERHLFRMHRRQIAEARQAALARRPD
- a CDS encoding flagellin, with amino-acid sequence MAQVINTNTISLNAQRNLSSSGASLATTIQRLSSGLRINSAKDDAAGLAISERFSTQIRGLDVAVRNANDGISLAQVAEGSLTEIGNNLQRIRELSVQSANATNSSSDRAALNAEVKQLTSEIDRVAKQADFNGTKLLDGSFTSQLFQVGANASQAIAIDKVVDAQAQALGGAMFATATFTTATPANGTTDLKIEGLQLTNADGTAVTIDTVEVAAQGSATGTRDAAATALVGAINAKIGETGVLAELGANGAVNLTSVKDSVDSDGDFLGIAVETGTWTGGTAPADVAASTTATTKQYASNLDISTFKGAQQALEIVDKALTAVNSARADLGAVQNRFTSVVANLQTSSENLAASRSRIRDTDFAKETAELTRTQILQQAGTAMLAQANQVPQNVLSLLR
- a CDS encoding flagellin, with amino-acid sequence MAQVINTNTISLNAQRNLSSSGASLATTIQRLSSGLRINSAKDDAAGLAISERFSTQIRGLDVAVRNANDGISLAQVAEGSLTEIGNNLQRIRELSVQSANATNSSSDRAALNAEVKQLTSEIDRVAKQADFNGTKLLDGSFTSQLFQVGANASQAIAIDKVVDAQAAALGNVKFAADVTGAAIADAAADGSIADLTINGVTIADVEYKNGATGEDIAKGLASAINAKLGETGVYASVDADQVTLTSVKADTDLVVGGTVTGSGLTAATTAATAGTAQFAKDLDITTFEGAQKALEIVDAALTSVNSARADLGAVQNRFTSVVANLQTSSENLAASRSRIRDTDFAKETAELTRTQILQQAGTAMLAQANQVPQNVLSLLR
- a CDS encoding flagellin yields the protein MAQVINTNTMSLNAQRNLSTSGASLATTIQRLSSGLRINSAKDDAAGLAISERFSTQIRGLDVAVRNANDGISLAQVAEGSLTEIGNNLQRIRELAVQSANASNSSSDRAALNAEVKQLTSEIDRVAKQADFNGTKLLDGSFTSQLFQVGANAGQAIAIDKVVDARALTLGGSQFDSGTLAITAAASATADITITGLTLTDSAGNAVAFDDLTVKSAGSVAATNEAAAKALAAHINGKLGETGIYANVDAAGTGLELTSVKTSVDANGDFAAFGVAITGGTYTATAVATSEVPKFVSDLDISDFAGAQQALEIVDKALTSVNGSRADLGAIQNRFTSVVANLQTSSENLAASRSRIRDTDFAKETAELTRTQILQQAGTAMLAQANQVPQNVMSLLQR